Proteins found in one Misgurnus anguillicaudatus chromosome 3, ASM2758022v2, whole genome shotgun sequence genomic segment:
- the LOC141363534 gene encoding uncharacterized protein isoform X3 yields MCATVGGSRTPPWLRPCRDPNLVLTSSRCLSSIYKRSQSPHLCFDQLCQEAATISKHLEMKADNAELQFSSSFAEKEDQTSDFLDSTDTVNFALHFKEDAGGTGRLPYQSLVNHGMTVKVAGLPNSLKKPSYYGRNQLEAILQAAEEISFEINAAQCNSTDKAEGMLEAMDAEELEEQSSETATAVAIVMTAD; encoded by the exons AT GTGTGCCACTGTGGGTGGCTCCCGCACACCCCCGTGGCTACGCCCCTGCCGTGACCCAAATCTCGTTCTCACATCATCGCGATGTTTATCATCTATTTACAAACGTAGCCAGTCGCCACATCTTT GTTTTGACCAGTTATGTCAGGAAGCTGCAACTATTTCAAAGCATCTTGAAATGAAAGCTGACAATGCTGAACTTCAGTTTTCTTCTTCATTtg ctgaaAAAGAAGACCAAACGAGTGATTTCCTGGACTCAACAGACACAGTGAACTTTGCACTGCATTTCAAAG AGGATGCCGGAGGTACTGGAAGGCTCCCCTACCAATCCCTGGTAAATCATGGCATGACAGTTAAAGTTGCAGGACTGCCCAACAGCCTCAAAAAGCCATCCTATTATGGAAGGAACCAGTTGGAGGCCATTTTGCAAGCTGCTGAGGAGATTTCATTTGAAATCA ATGCAGCACAATGCAACTCCACTGACAAAGCAGAAGGAATGTTAGAGGCGATGGACGCAGAAG AGCTGGAAGAACAGTCCTCAGAAACAGCCACCGCTGTAGCTATCGTGATGACTGCAGATTAA
- the LOC141363534 gene encoding uncharacterized protein isoform X1 — MCATVGGSRTPPWLRPCRDPNLVLTSSRCLSSIYKRSQSPHLCFDQLCQEAATISKHLEMKADNAELQFSSSFAEKEDQTSDFLDSTDTVNFALHFKASFSAAILRTRVEVNVLLRKCKIYLTKNIDAGGTGRLPYQSLVNHGMTVKVAGLPNSLKKPSYYGRNQLEAILQAAEEISFEINAAQCNSTDKAEGMLEAMDAEELEEQSSETATAVAIVMTAD; from the exons AT GTGTGCCACTGTGGGTGGCTCCCGCACACCCCCGTGGCTACGCCCCTGCCGTGACCCAAATCTCGTTCTCACATCATCGCGATGTTTATCATCTATTTACAAACGTAGCCAGTCGCCACATCTTT GTTTTGACCAGTTATGTCAGGAAGCTGCAACTATTTCAAAGCATCTTGAAATGAAAGCTGACAATGCTGAACTTCAGTTTTCTTCTTCATTtg ctgaaAAAGAAGACCAAACGAGTGATTTCCTGGACTCAACAGACACAGTGAACTTTGCACTGCATTTCAAAG CCAGCTTCTCAGCCGCAATACTGAGAACCAGAGTTGAAGTCAATGTACTGCTGAGAAAGTGCAAGATCTATTTAACCAAAAATATA GATGCCGGAGGTACTGGAAGGCTCCCCTACCAATCCCTGGTAAATCATGGCATGACAGTTAAAGTTGCAGGACTGCCCAACAGCCTCAAAAAGCCATCCTATTATGGAAGGAACCAGTTGGAGGCCATTTTGCAAGCTGCTGAGGAGATTTCATTTGAAATCA ATGCAGCACAATGCAACTCCACTGACAAAGCAGAAGGAATGTTAGAGGCGATGGACGCAGAAG AGCTGGAAGAACAGTCCTCAGAAACAGCCACCGCTGTAGCTATCGTGATGACTGCAGATTAA
- the LOC141363534 gene encoding uncharacterized protein isoform X2, whose protein sequence is MCATVGGSRTPPWLRPCRDPNLVLTSSRCLSSIYKRSQSPHLCFDQLCQEAATISKHLEMKADNAELQFSSSFAEKEDQTSDFLDSTDTVNFALHFKASFSAAILRTRVEVNVLLRKCKIYLTKNIDAGGTGRLPYQSLVNHGMTVKVAGLPNSLKKPSYYGRNQLEAILQAAEEISFEIIAVSSLKWTHFLKRHLSRISYSCLVEFD, encoded by the exons AT GTGTGCCACTGTGGGTGGCTCCCGCACACCCCCGTGGCTACGCCCCTGCCGTGACCCAAATCTCGTTCTCACATCATCGCGATGTTTATCATCTATTTACAAACGTAGCCAGTCGCCACATCTTT GTTTTGACCAGTTATGTCAGGAAGCTGCAACTATTTCAAAGCATCTTGAAATGAAAGCTGACAATGCTGAACTTCAGTTTTCTTCTTCATTtg ctgaaAAAGAAGACCAAACGAGTGATTTCCTGGACTCAACAGACACAGTGAACTTTGCACTGCATTTCAAAG CCAGCTTCTCAGCCGCAATACTGAGAACCAGAGTTGAAGTCAATGTACTGCTGAGAAAGTGCAAGATCTATTTAACCAAAAATATA GATGCCGGAGGTACTGGAAGGCTCCCCTACCAATCCCTGGTAAATCATGGCATGACAGTTAAAGTTGCAGGACTGCCCAACAGCCTCAAAAAGCCATCCTATTATGGAAGGAACCAGTTGGAGGCCATTTTGCAAGCTGCTGAGGAGATTTCATTTGAAATCA TTGCAGTTTCCTCATTAAAGTGGACACATTTTCTAAAAAGGCACCTCTCCAGAATATCCTATAGCTGTTTAGTTGAATTTGACTAG
- the LOC141363534 gene encoding uncharacterized protein isoform X4: MASSGFDQLCQEAATISKHLEMKADNAELQFSSSFAEKEDQTSDFLDSTDTVNFALHFKASFSAAILRTRVEVNVLLRKCKIYLTKNIDAGGTGRLPYQSLVNHGMTVKVAGLPNSLKKPSYYGRNQLEAILQAAEEISFEINAAQCNSTDKAEGMLEAMDAEELEEQSSETATAVAIVMTAD, from the exons ATGGCATCTTCAGGTTTTGACCAGTTATGTCAGGAAGCTGCAACTATTTCAAAGCATCTTGAAATGAAAGCTGACAATGCTGAACTTCAGTTTTCTTCTTCATTtg ctgaaAAAGAAGACCAAACGAGTGATTTCCTGGACTCAACAGACACAGTGAACTTTGCACTGCATTTCAAAG CCAGCTTCTCAGCCGCAATACTGAGAACCAGAGTTGAAGTCAATGTACTGCTGAGAAAGTGCAAGATCTATTTAACCAAAAATATA GATGCCGGAGGTACTGGAAGGCTCCCCTACCAATCCCTGGTAAATCATGGCATGACAGTTAAAGTTGCAGGACTGCCCAACAGCCTCAAAAAGCCATCCTATTATGGAAGGAACCAGTTGGAGGCCATTTTGCAAGCTGCTGAGGAGATTTCATTTGAAATCA ATGCAGCACAATGCAACTCCACTGACAAAGCAGAAGGAATGTTAGAGGCGATGGACGCAGAAG AGCTGGAAGAACAGTCCTCAGAAACAGCCACCGCTGTAGCTATCGTGATGACTGCAGATTAA